A single region of the Streptomyces sp. NBC_00236 genome encodes:
- a CDS encoding ABC-F family ATP-binding cassette domain-containing protein yields MSNPAPPPALLAHDLVRTFGARRVLDGVSLTASPGHRVGLIGENGVGKSTLLRLLAGADEPDSGSVTRPADVGFLHQEMAFKAGSTITDVLDDALREARADLAELDRLSALLAGTPQSSPDHTALLAAYGGRLEQAEERETWDADRRAAILLTGLGLGALEHGRTLGSLSGGQRGRLALAALLVRRPSALLLDEPTNHLDDEAAAFVEEQLRGMPGPVVIASHDRAFLDAVCTDLIDLDPAVDGPVRYGGDYSTYLTEKRAERARWERRHAEEQQELEALRRSADVTARMVAPDRGPRDNEKMGYGLRAGRVQSQIARRVRNASRRLDELERNRIGEPPPPLRFRYTSLAGPSAEGTLVSLRGVRVPGRLSVDRLDVSASERLLVTGGNGSGKSTLLAVLAGTLAAEGEVGRRPGLTVGMLTQDTEFARPDRTVRETYEKALGFERAEAVPLASLGLMHERDLGKPVGQVSAGQRRRLALAVLTARPPQLLLLDEPTNHLSPRLCDELEEALGTGPGAVVLASHDRWLRRRWQGGELRLHPAGEDRSTG; encoded by the coding sequence ATGAGCAACCCCGCACCCCCGCCCGCCCTGCTCGCCCACGACCTCGTCCGCACCTTCGGTGCGCGGCGCGTACTCGACGGGGTGTCACTCACCGCGTCGCCCGGCCACCGCGTCGGCCTGATCGGGGAGAACGGGGTCGGCAAGTCGACTCTGCTACGGCTCCTCGCCGGGGCGGACGAACCCGATTCCGGCAGCGTCACCCGGCCCGCCGACGTGGGCTTCCTGCACCAGGAGATGGCGTTCAAGGCCGGCTCGACGATCACCGACGTCCTGGACGACGCCCTGCGCGAGGCCCGGGCGGACCTGGCGGAGCTCGACCGGCTCTCCGCGCTGCTCGCCGGCACCCCGCAGAGCTCCCCGGACCACACCGCGCTGCTCGCCGCGTACGGCGGACGCCTCGAACAGGCCGAGGAACGCGAGACGTGGGACGCCGACCGGCGGGCCGCGATCCTGCTCACCGGGCTCGGCCTCGGTGCGCTGGAGCACGGGCGGACCCTCGGCTCGCTCTCGGGCGGGCAGCGCGGCCGTCTGGCACTCGCCGCCCTGCTGGTGCGGCGGCCCTCCGCACTGCTGCTGGACGAGCCGACCAACCACCTCGACGACGAGGCCGCCGCGTTCGTCGAGGAGCAACTGCGCGGCATGCCGGGACCGGTGGTGATCGCCAGCCACGACCGGGCCTTCCTCGACGCCGTCTGCACGGACCTGATCGACCTCGATCCGGCCGTCGACGGCCCCGTACGGTACGGCGGCGACTACAGCACCTACCTGACCGAGAAGCGCGCCGAACGGGCCCGCTGGGAACGGCGTCACGCCGAGGAGCAGCAGGAACTGGAGGCCCTGCGGCGCTCGGCCGATGTGACGGCGCGCATGGTCGCACCCGACCGCGGTCCGCGCGACAACGAGAAGATGGGCTACGGCCTGCGGGCCGGCCGCGTGCAGAGCCAGATCGCGCGCCGGGTCCGCAACGCCTCCCGCCGGCTGGACGAGCTGGAGCGCAACCGGATCGGTGAGCCGCCCCCGCCACTGCGGTTCCGTTACACCTCACTGGCCGGGCCCTCCGCGGAGGGCACGCTCGTGTCCCTGCGCGGGGTACGTGTCCCGGGCCGCCTGTCCGTCGACCGCCTCGACGTATCGGCGAGCGAACGCCTGCTGGTCACGGGCGGCAACGGCTCGGGAAAGTCGACGCTCCTGGCGGTCCTCGCGGGCACGCTCGCCGCCGAGGGCGAGGTGGGCCGGCGGCCGGGGCTGACCGTGGGGATGCTCACCCAGGACACGGAGTTCGCCCGGCCGGACCGCACCGTCCGGGAGACGTATGAGAAGGCGCTCGGCTTCGAGCGGGCCGAGGCAGTGCCGTTGGCCTCGCTCGGGCTGATGCACGAGAGGGACCTTGGCAAGCCGGTGGGTCAGGTGTCGGCCGGCCAGCGTCGCAGGCTGGCCCTGGCCGTGCTGACAGCGCGCCCGCCGCAACTGCTGCTGCTCGACGAGCCCACGAACCACCTGTCGCCGCGCCTGTGCGACGAACTGGAGGAGGCCCTGGGCACGGGCCCCGGGGCCGTCGTCCTGGCCAGCCACGACCGCTGGCTGCGCAGACGCTGGCAGGGCGGGGAACTCCGGCTGCACCCGGCAGGGGAGGACCGGAGCACGGGCTGA
- a CDS encoding alpha-galactosidase, with translation MTRSTTRIAHLRAAGVSFVVELRTPLPRVLHWGEDLGELTDDGLAALALSADAASLHCALDEPRQFTVWPTQADGWSGTPAQEGHRAGTATAPRVTMTGAEESPDALVIALRDTDAGLDLGLTYRLDPSGVLAVRTRVSCPAGAPGPAPYDLASTTALLPVPNRAQEILDFTGKWCRERSPQRGRLAFAGHVREVRRGRPGLDAPHLLTVGVPGFGFRTGEVWALHVGWSGNQRWLAERLPEGAGVHGGVLGGGELLTPGEIRLAPGDSHTSPECYFAWSAEGLDGLAGRFHTMLRSRPGHPSSPRPLTLNTWEAVYFDHRPERLLALADDAAAVGVERLVLDDGWFLGRRDDTAGLGDWTVDPQMWPDGLTPLADRVHAHGMQFGLWVEPEMVNLRSRLAREHPDWILGPSAGLGPSSRHQYVLNVAHEDAFAYLLESLDALVAEYRIDYLKWDHNRELHEAVHRDAHGGDRPGVHAQTRALYRLMDTLRSRRPGLEIESCSSGGGRVDLGVLARTDRVWASDCNDPVERQAIQRWTGQLLPPELIGAHVGGPRSHTTGRVSDDSFRLITALFGHAGIEDDLTARTPAERAALTRWAALYKEVRGLLHGGRVVRADLADDATYLHGVVAPDAGAALYCWARTETSVPAQSGRVPLPGLAPGRSYRVRIRTEAGLPSMHQVVAPAWFRAAVEDWVPMPGTVLTGAGLPMPTLNPGQALLIEAAATDPAH, from the coding sequence ATGACCCGCAGCACCACCCGGATCGCACACCTGCGCGCGGCCGGGGTGAGTTTCGTCGTCGAGCTCCGCACTCCGCTGCCCCGCGTCCTGCACTGGGGCGAGGACCTCGGGGAGCTGACCGACGACGGTCTCGCGGCCCTGGCACTGTCGGCGGACGCGGCCTCGCTGCACTGTGCGCTCGACGAGCCGCGGCAGTTCACGGTCTGGCCCACCCAGGCCGACGGCTGGTCGGGAACCCCCGCCCAGGAAGGCCACCGGGCCGGGACGGCCACCGCACCCCGCGTCACGATGACCGGCGCCGAGGAGAGCCCGGACGCACTCGTCATCGCCCTGCGCGACACCGACGCCGGGCTCGACCTCGGCCTCACCTACCGCCTCGACCCGTCCGGTGTCCTGGCCGTCCGCACCCGGGTGTCCTGCCCGGCCGGAGCTCCCGGCCCCGCCCCGTACGACCTCGCCTCCACCACCGCCCTGCTTCCGGTGCCGAACCGTGCCCAGGAGATCCTGGACTTCACCGGCAAGTGGTGCCGCGAACGCTCCCCGCAACGAGGCCGGCTCGCCTTCGCAGGCCACGTCCGTGAGGTCCGCCGGGGACGCCCCGGACTGGACGCGCCCCATCTGCTGACGGTCGGCGTACCCGGATTCGGATTCCGTACGGGCGAGGTCTGGGCCCTGCACGTCGGCTGGAGCGGGAACCAGCGCTGGCTCGCCGAACGGCTGCCCGAGGGCGCCGGGGTGCACGGCGGCGTCCTCGGCGGCGGCGAACTGCTCACACCCGGCGAGATCCGGCTCGCCCCCGGCGACAGCCACACCTCGCCCGAGTGCTACTTCGCCTGGTCCGCCGAAGGCCTCGACGGGCTCGCCGGCCGCTTCCACACGATGCTCCGCTCCCGGCCCGGGCACCCGTCCTCACCCCGTCCGCTGACCCTGAACACCTGGGAGGCCGTCTACTTCGACCACCGCCCCGAACGGCTCCTCGCACTGGCCGACGACGCGGCCGCGGTCGGGGTGGAACGCCTCGTCCTGGACGACGGATGGTTCCTCGGCAGGCGCGACGACACGGCCGGACTCGGCGACTGGACCGTAGACCCGCAGATGTGGCCCGACGGCCTGACCCCGCTGGCGGATCGGGTGCACGCCCACGGGATGCAGTTCGGACTGTGGGTGGAACCGGAGATGGTGAACCTGCGGTCCCGCCTCGCCCGCGAGCACCCCGACTGGATCCTCGGCCCGTCCGCGGGCCTCGGTCCGAGCTCCCGCCACCAGTACGTGCTGAACGTGGCCCACGAGGACGCGTTCGCGTATCTGCTGGAGTCGCTGGACGCGCTCGTCGCCGAGTACCGCATCGACTACCTGAAATGGGACCACAACCGGGAACTGCACGAGGCGGTCCACCGTGACGCGCACGGCGGAGACCGGCCGGGGGTGCACGCCCAGACACGGGCCCTGTACCGGCTGATGGACACGCTCCGGTCCCGCCGGCCCGGCCTGGAGATCGAATCGTGCTCCAGCGGCGGCGGACGCGTCGACCTCGGCGTCCTCGCCCGCACGGACCGGGTGTGGGCCTCGGACTGCAACGACCCGGTGGAGCGCCAGGCCATCCAGCGCTGGACGGGACAGTTGCTGCCTCCCGAACTGATCGGTGCCCATGTCGGGGGTCCGCGCAGCCACACGACGGGCCGGGTCTCCGACGACTCGTTCCGCCTGATCACCGCGCTGTTCGGACATGCGGGCATCGAGGACGACCTGACGGCGCGCACCCCCGCGGAGCGGGCGGCACTGACCCGCTGGGCGGCGCTCTACAAGGAGGTACGGGGGCTGCTGCACGGAGGGCGGGTCGTCAGGGCGGACCTCGCCGACGACGCGACGTACCTGCACGGCGTCGTCGCACCGGACGCCGGTGCAGCGCTGTACTGCTGGGCGCGGACGGAGACCTCCGTGCCGGCCCAGTCCGGCCGCGTCCCGCTTCCCGGGCTCGCCCCCGGCCGGTCCTACCGGGTCCGCATCCGCACGGAGGCCGGGCTGCCCTCCATGCACCAGGTCGTCGCGCCCGCCTGGTTCCGGGCCGCAGTCGAGGACTGGGTGCCGATGCCCGGTACGGTCCTGACCGGGGCGGGGCTTCCGATGCCGACGCTCAACCCGGGGCAGGCCCTGCTGATCGAGGCCGCCGCCACCGATCCGGCGCACTGA